One window from the genome of Cryptococcus tetragattii IND107 chromosome 2, whole genome shotgun sequence encodes:
- a CDS encoding 40S ribosomal protein uS17, giving the protein MAEQTEKAFQKQHLFQNAKSKGGKKIATKTKRWYKDVGLGFKTPNEAINGTYIDKKCPFTGDISIRGRILNGIVHSTKMTNTIIIRREYLHYIPKYRRYEKRHKNLAAHCSPAFRVEIGDQVTVGQCRPLSKTVRFNVLRVSKNKAAKGFAKF; this is encoded by the exons ATGGCCGAGCAGACCGAGAAAGCTTTCCAGAAGCAGCACCTTTTCCAGAACGCCAAGTCCAAGG gcggcaagaagattgcTACCAAGACTAAGCGATGGTACAAGGATGTCGGTCTCGGTTTCAAGACCCCCAACG AGGCCATCAACGGCACCTACATCGACAAGAAGTGCCCCTTCACTGGCGACATCTCTATTCGAGGCCGAATTCTTAACGGTATCGTCCACTCTACCAAGATGACCAACACTATCATCATTCGACGAGAGTACCTCCACTA CATCCCCAAGTACCGACGATACGAGAAGCGACACAAGAATCTTGCCGCCCACTGCTCTCCTGCTTTCCGAGTCGAGATTGGTGACCAGGTTACTGTTG GCCAATGCCGACCTCTCTCCAAAACTGTCCGATTCAACGTTCTCCGTGTCTCCAAGAACAAGGCTGCTAAGGGCTTTGCCAAGTTCTAA